The sequence GCGAATCGGTGAGCATGAGGCGGTCACGATTGACGAGGAACACCTCACCCGTCTGCCCGAGGTACTCGCCCTGGTCGAAGATGCGATTCAGCCTGTCGATCGTGCACTGGAGGATGAGCCAGCCCGCGGGCGCACCGTCGACTTCAATCGGCTGGACGAAGAACGCGGACGGCTCGCCGGTCGCCTCGTAGTGTTCGTAGTCGACGAAGGCAGCCGCCGGCTCCATGCGCAGTCGCCGGGCAAGCGCCGAATCGCGCCAGGGTTCCGCGAACAGGTTGCTGCCGCGATCGGCTTCGCCGCGAATCGTGTCGACGACATCACCGTCAGCCGCCACGAACAGGATGTCATAGAATGCCAGGTAGTTGGCCAGGTAGTGATCGCGCATGGAGGCGCGAGAGTCGCGATGGCCTTCTCGGCCGCGGGCGGCGGGGCATGTTCGCGTGACAGGGCGTGGAAGCGCGTGCTGATGCGGAAGTACTCGACCAGCGCCGGGTCGCTCGCAGCCGACCGCGCCAGGCCCTGCACGCGATCCAGGTACAGTTTCAATTGCCCGAGTTTCTCGTCGCGTACGCGATCGAGTTCAGCATAGGTGCCTGCCACGAGATCCTGCCCGGCCAGGACCCGGCCGGAATTGCCGGGAGGCGGCAGGATCAGCAGCGCCGCTGTCGCGAACGCAACGATGGCGCCGGTGCGGAATGACTGGGAATCGGGCATCGGAAGCGGCCTTTCCGCGCGATAGCGATCGGGTACCGTGTCGCGGACACTTGCCTCATGCAATCCGCCGGCCACACGCCGGCTTGACAAGCCGACAGGTCGCCTCTAGATTCCGCGCCCAGAACTGTCTTGCATCAAGAGTTCCCGGTCCCTGCGGACCCGGGACGGCAACCGAGCGGGAATCAGCCCGCCGCGGTGCCGCAGCCGACCTCGTGTCGGGCTGATGCGGACGGGACCGTCGACTCCGCCTGGCGGAGCGGGCGGGATCCGTCAAAAAGGACCACGCACAGCGGGACCCGGCCGTGGCCGAAACCGTGCGCGCGGGCCGACGCCATCATCCGCTGCCTTCGCGCAGCCGCTCTTGATGCCGTACCCGGGAGGGTCACGGCATGAACATTCCCCGCGCGCAATCCACCCTGTTCCGCTCGTTCGACAGCCTCTGCTGTCGCGCCGGCACCGGCAGCGGCGACGGTCAATCGCTCGTCGCGCCGATCGTCCAGTCCACCACCTTCTGTCGTGATGGCGTGGACAGCCGCGCCACGCACCAGTACTCGCGCGTCTCGAATCCCACCGTCAGCGCACTCGAGGAAGTGCTCGGCGCATTGGAAGCGGCGCCACCGGCCGTCTGCTTCGCCACCGGCCTGGCGGCCGAGACCGCGCTGTTGCTGGCGCTGCTGCGCCAGGGCGACCACGTCGTGTGCGGGCGCGCCGTGTACGGCGGAACAACGCGCCTCCTGCAGCGGATCCTGGCGCCGCTGGGGATCGAGGCTGCCTTCGTCGACACGACATCGTCGGCAGCCGTCGCCGCCGCGATCACGCCCCGCACGCGGCTGGTTCTCGTCGAGACGCCGGCCAATCCGACGCTCGAGGTGACCGACATCCGCGCGATCGCGAACCTGGCCCATGGCGCCGGCGCGCTGCTGGTCGTCGACAACACCTTCCTGACGCCGGCACTGCAGCAACCGCTGTCTCTCGGGGCCGACATTACGGTCACCTCGACGACGAAGTTCATCGACGGCCATTCCGTGGCGCCCGGCGGGGCGGTGGTCAGCCGGGACGAGGCGTTGCTCGAGCGCGTGCGCTTCGTGCGCAAGAGCACGGGCGCCATCCAGACGCCGCAGCACGCCTGGCTCACCCTGCAGGGGATCAAGACCCTGCCGCTGCGCCTGCGCGCACAGTCGGCAACCGCGGCCACGCTCGCGCACTGGCTGGCCCGGCACCCGGCGGTGGCGCGTGTGCACTACCCCTCCCTGGTCGCGCCGGAACTGGCGGCGGCCCAGCACCTCGGCGCCGACGGAGCGGTGCTGTCATTCGAGCTGTCCGGCGGCCTGGCCGCCGCGCGCGGGGCAGCCGGTGCCCTGCGCCTGTGCCGCCTGGTCGAGCACGTCGGCTCCGTCGAGACGCTGGTCACCCACCCCGCGTCGATGACGCATGCCGACGTCCCGCCTGCGGACCGCGCCCGCGCAGGCATCGCCGACGGCCTCCTGCGCCTGTCGGTGGGACTCGAGGACGTGGCCGACATCCGCGACGACCTCTCCGCGGCCCTCTCCGCGCAGGTGCCGGAGGTGGCGCGATGAGCGACACGCGACTGGTCGTCCTGAAGTTCGGCGGTTCTGTCCTTCGCGACGAGGCCAGCCTGGGCAGCGCCGTGCACGAGATCTACCGCTGGCGACGCGACGGGTGGCGCACGTTGGCCGTGGTGTCGGCACTGGCCGGGCGCACCGACGAACTGCTGGCACGGGCAACCCGGCTCGGCCTCGATGCCGACTCACGGGCGCGCGCGGCGCTGGCCGCCGGCGGTGAACTGGAAAGCGCCGCACTCCTGGCGGCCCTGCTCGAGCGCGCCGGCGTGCCTGCAGCCTGCCTCCCGGCCGGTCTCCGCGCCCGCGGACCGGTCTCCGATGCGGTGCCGGTGGCCGCCGGTGTCGGCCTACTGCACGCGGCCCTTGGCCGCCTCGGGGTCGTGGTCTGCCCGGGCTTCATTGCCCATGACCGCCGCGGCGAGACCGTCCTGCTCGGGCGCGGCGGGTCGGACCTGACGGCGCTGTGCCTCGCCAAGGCGCTGCGCGCGACGCGGTGCATGCTGATCAAGGACGTGGATGGCCTCTACGACCGCGATCCCGCACTGCCCGGCCCCCCGGCCGTGCGCTATGAAACCGCCGGCTGGGACGATGCGCTGGCCACCGACGGCTCCATCATCCAGCACAAGGCGATCCGCTTCGCGCAGCGGCACCGCCTCGGGTTCGAGCTCGGTACGCTCAATGCCACGGCCTGGACGCGCATCGGCGACCATCCCGCACGGGCCGGGATGCCGACAGCGCATCAGGCTCCGTTGCGCGTGGGCATACTCGGCCATGGCACGGTCGGAGGGGGCGTCGCCAGGATGCTGGCAGCTGACGCGCGCCGGTTCACGCTCGTCGGCGTTGCGGTTCGCGATCCGTCCCGTCACGAGTTGCCGGCACCACTGGTTGGCGACCCGCTTGGCCTCGCCGGCAGCGACGTCGACGTTGTCGTCGAGGTGATGGGCGGCGTGGACGTCGCCCGCGAGGCCGTCGCAGCCGCCCTGCGCCGCGGCGTTGCGGTGGTGACCGCGAACAAGGACCTGCTCTCCGCCCACGGCGGTGAACTCGCGGCGCTGGCGTACAGGCACGGCGGGCGCCTGCTCGCCAGCGCAGCGGTCGGCGGATCGGTGCCGGTGCTCGAAGCGATCGGCCGGCCCGGCAGTGCGCCGCTGGTGGAGCTTTCGGGCGTGATCAACGGTACCGCCAACTTCGTCCTGGAGGCCTGCGAGGCGGGCTCTTCACTGGCGGTGGCGATCGCCGAAGCCCGACGCCTCGGCTACGCCGAGGCCGACACCGCCCGCGACCTGGATGGGCGCGACGCCGCCGCGAAACTCTGCGCGGCGGCCCAGCAGGCGGGCGGACCTCCGCTGGCCGAGCGCGATGTCCTGCGGCAGCCCATCGTCGGCTCGGCGCTCCGGCCCGGAATGCGCCAGGTCGCTTCCATGGTCAGGGATGGCGACTCGTGGCGGGCGCAGGTGTGCCTGGCCCCCATCTCGCCCGACTCGCTCCTGCGTCGCGCCCGGGCGGCGCAGAATGTCGTGATCATCCGGCGTGACGACGGGTCGCAGGAGATCCTGCACGGCGGAGGTGCGGGGCGCTGGCCGACAGCCGAGTCGGTGCTTGGCGACCTGTGGCAGCTGATTCGCGAACGTGCCTCGACTGCGGAAAAGGTCCGGCCCGGCTGTACGGAAGCCGGGCCGGATGGGATCGACTGGCTGAAGTCCCGTCAGAACGCGCTGACGACGCCGATGGAGGCCCGGCCGGTATCCCTCTCGATGTCGAACGTGTACTCGGCCGTCACGCGGAGATTGCGACGCGTCAGTCGACTCACGGCGGCCGTGAACGACTCGTAGTCGGACACATCGCTGTCCGAATTGATCCGGTTGTAGAGCAGCGTCATGGTGTGGCGCGAACGGTCCTGGTGCGGCGAGATCACGAGTTCCCCCACGATTCCGTCGGTCTCGATCCGGGCGGCGTCGCTGAGGAAGTCCGGGTTCGTGTCACGCCGCAGCAGGTACTGGAAGCTGAAATCCAGCGTCCCGTTCCCGGCCTTGAGGTCCGGCCCGTGGAACTGCACGCGATTGCGGAACAGCGATTCGTCATCCATGGCCCCGGTGCCCAGTTCCTCGCCGTAGTAGCCGAAATAGCCGATGCTG comes from bacterium and encodes:
- a CDS encoding aminotransferase class I/II-fold pyridoxal phosphate-dependent enzyme, which codes for MNIPRAQSTLFRSFDSLCCRAGTGSGDGQSLVAPIVQSTTFCRDGVDSRATHQYSRVSNPTVSALEEVLGALEAAPPAVCFATGLAAETALLLALLRQGDHVVCGRAVYGGTTRLLQRILAPLGIEAAFVDTTSSAAVAAAITPRTRLVLVETPANPTLEVTDIRAIANLAHGAGALLVVDNTFLTPALQQPLSLGADITVTSTTKFIDGHSVAPGGAVVSRDEALLERVRFVRKSTGAIQTPQHAWLTLQGIKTLPLRLRAQSATAATLAHWLARHPAVARVHYPSLVAPELAAAQHLGADGAVLSFELSGGLAAARGAAGALRLCRLVEHVGSVETLVTHPASMTHADVPPADRARAGIADGLLRLSVGLEDVADIRDDLSAALSAQVPEVAR
- a CDS encoding homoserine dehydrogenase; the protein is MSDTRLVVLKFGGSVLRDEASLGSAVHEIYRWRRDGWRTLAVVSALAGRTDELLARATRLGLDADSRARAALAAGGELESAALLAALLERAGVPAACLPAGLRARGPVSDAVPVAAGVGLLHAALGRLGVVVCPGFIAHDRRGETVLLGRGGSDLTALCLAKALRATRCMLIKDVDGLYDRDPALPGPPAVRYETAGWDDALATDGSIIQHKAIRFAQRHRLGFELGTLNATAWTRIGDHPARAGMPTAHQAPLRVGILGHGTVGGGVARMLAADARRFTLVGVAVRDPSRHELPAPLVGDPLGLAGSDVDVVVEVMGGVDVAREAVAAALRRGVAVVTANKDLLSAHGGELAALAYRHGGRLLASAAVGGSVPVLEAIGRPGSAPLVELSGVINGTANFVLEACEAGSSLAVAIAEARRLGYAEADTARDLDGRDAAAKLCAAAQQAGGPPLAERDVLRQPIVGSALRPGMRQVASMVRDGDSWRAQVCLAPISPDSLLRRARAAQNVVIIRRDDGSQEILHGGGAGRWPTAESVLGDLWQLIRERASTAEKVRPGCTEAGPDGIDWLKSRQNALTTPMEARPVSLSMSNVYSAVTRRLRRVSRLTAAVNDS